A genomic region of Catalinimonas niigatensis contains the following coding sequences:
- a CDS encoding DUF427 domain-containing protein, giving the protein MSNTKEVTLIKNAIHDPDDARHFMRVKPIEKTVTATVNGKEIAKSHQVLKVQEAGFDLYDPVYYFPKADVQMDTLRSTDKTTHCPLKGDTEYFDIHFAGTQLENAAWHYHQPLDRSKLLKEHIAFDQSQVQIIEYI; this is encoded by the coding sequence ATGAGCAATACAAAAGAAGTTACACTGATCAAGAACGCAATTCATGACCCTGATGATGCACGTCATTTCATGCGGGTTAAGCCGATAGAGAAAACGGTTACAGCGACTGTCAACGGAAAAGAAATTGCCAAATCCCATCAGGTTCTCAAAGTACAGGAGGCAGGCTTTGACCTCTATGATCCGGTATACTATTTTCCCAAAGCAGATGTGCAGATGGATACGCTGCGCAGCACGGATAAAACCACCCATTGCCCGCTAAAGGGAGATACCGAATATTTTGATATACACTTTGCAGGCACGCAGTTGGAAAATGCTGCCTGGCATTATCATCAACCTTTAGATCGCAGCAAACTACTCAAAGAACATATTGCTTTTGACCAGTCGCAGGTACAAATCATTGAATACATTTAA
- a CDS encoding T9SS type A sorting domain-containing protein has protein sequence MKQLYKIYYSAILAFVLLNVPNISEATHLIGGEITATVTNCQSYTYEINVILFRDPGSDIEFGMGEFYIGHGQTIELYGDAFSSREVINEDSTYTVMTFSLQHTFPGAGVYTMSFRDFNRNGNVVNMRNAVQTPFYTETQLMVDPLLGCNSTPQLGGGIDPLAYTKSAYSMSLEPTDSDGDSLSFELITPMQDLEEQVEGYRLPHKFDIRFAPQPSSSSGDAAPSLTVNNTELLWDAPNLGGEFALALRVNEWREVEGEWKNIGYITRDFSVYVMDTINHTLANDYVTAVQQEVVKPKVNMYPNPTPGPFTLEIIEDQWLGGTVSIYNILGQEMMQEAIVLGENKYDISSASQGIYFLTLQNGDRKKTIRFTKR, from the coding sequence ATGAAGCAACTGTACAAAATATATTATTCTGCAATACTCGCATTCGTATTACTGAATGTTCCGAATATTTCTGAAGCCACTCATCTGATTGGAGGGGAGATTACCGCTACTGTCACTAATTGCCAGAGTTATACCTATGAGATTAACGTCATACTGTTCCGTGATCCCGGTTCAGATATAGAGTTTGGCATGGGTGAGTTTTACATCGGACATGGACAAACCATAGAGCTATATGGAGATGCTTTTTCCAGCCGTGAAGTCATCAACGAAGACAGTACGTACACGGTAATGACTTTCAGTTTGCAGCATACTTTTCCTGGGGCTGGAGTATATACCATGTCTTTTAGGGATTTCAACAGAAATGGAAATGTCGTGAATATGCGTAATGCGGTACAGACGCCTTTCTATACAGAAACCCAGCTTATGGTAGATCCGCTACTAGGCTGCAACAGCACTCCCCAGTTAGGGGGGGGTATTGATCCGCTTGCCTATACCAAATCTGCCTATAGTATGTCTTTGGAACCAACAGACTCAGATGGGGATAGTTTGAGCTTTGAATTAATCACTCCTATGCAGGATCTGGAAGAGCAAGTGGAAGGTTATCGCCTGCCTCACAAATTTGACATTCGCTTTGCGCCTCAGCCTAGCTCTTCTTCCGGCGATGCCGCACCTTCTTTGACAGTGAATAACACAGAGCTACTTTGGGATGCACCTAATCTGGGAGGTGAGTTTGCTCTAGCCCTCAGAGTCAATGAATGGAGAGAAGTAGAAGGTGAATGGAAAAACATTGGTTATATCACCCGTGACTTTAGTGTGTATGTGATGGATACCATTAACCATACGCTGGCCAATGATTATGTCACTGCGGTACAGCAGGAAGTGGTCAAACCCAAAGTCAATATGTATCCCAATCCTACGCCGGGACCGTTTACCCTGGAGATCATTGAAGATCAGTGGCTGGGTGGAACTGTGAGCATTTACAATATCCTTGGACAGGAAATGATGCAGGAAGCTATAGTATTGGGTGAAAACAAATATGATATTTCCTCTGCCAGTCAGGGTATCTATTTTCTTACTTTACAGAACGGAGACAGAAAGAAGACAATTCGTTTTACGAAGCGGTAG
- a CDS encoding zinc-dependent metalloprotease yields the protein MKHYVLLCMAALCLAFTSFAADEDTISEKTKDMEKYEGYFTFYWDEEEGKIWLEIDKFDTDFLYYNALSAGAGSNDIGLDRGRLNRSQVMQFRRSGPKILFVEPNQDYRAITDDPDEKRAVKESFAEAVMFGFKVEAEEEGKVLVDATDFFLDDAVGVKDMIKQTKQGSFSLDKSRSAIYLPLTKNFPKNTEFEVTLTFTGSDAGAYLRSVSPNPDAFTVRQHHSFVELPDDEYEPRAFDPRAGYGSIQYMDYATDVDQPIMQRFIRRHRLKKKDPTAAVSEAVEPIIYYLDPGAPEPIRSALMDGIRWWNQAYEAAGYKDAFQVKLLPEDADPMDIRYNYVQWVHRSTRGWSYGSSIYDPRTGEIIKGKVTLGSLRVRQDFLIASGLIAAYEEGKPVSEEMMQMSLQRIRQLGAHEVGHTLGISHNYASTYEGRHSVMDYPHPLVKIKNNNELDLSDAYTNEIGAWDKVAIAYGYQDFPEGVDEEEALNEIIRESISNKLLFISDRDARAESGAHPYAHLWDNGTDATEELKRVMQVRRIALNNISEKKLPFGQPMATLEEVLVPIYMFHRYQVEATAKLIGGLNYTYALRGDGQTPLEVVAGDKQRAAIAALLETIHPGALLIPEQVLELIPPYPLGYYENDREVFHSRTGLTFDPIGAAESAANFSLGLMFNHERVTRMIDLASRYEDVPGFTDMANDLIKATISARKQQGYAGELQRLVDRLVLDHFIQLASNANASGQARALATLKVNDIKQLIESNNVGEVNENWKAHYAFALAQIRRFENNPEDVKITDPLAAPDGSPIGQDALEMIGSGTEDWCGFTY from the coding sequence ATGAAACATTATGTACTGCTATGCATGGCAGCCTTATGTCTTGCCTTCACTTCCTTCGCTGCCGATGAGGACACCATCAGCGAAAAAACCAAAGACATGGAGAAATACGAAGGCTATTTTACCTTCTACTGGGATGAAGAAGAAGGCAAAATCTGGCTGGAGATAGATAAATTTGATACTGACTTCCTTTATTATAACGCATTATCCGCCGGAGCAGGTTCCAATGACATTGGCCTGGACCGTGGCCGCCTCAACCGTTCGCAGGTGATGCAATTTAGACGTAGCGGACCCAAAATTCTTTTCGTAGAACCCAACCAAGACTATCGGGCCATCACCGATGATCCTGACGAGAAGCGTGCGGTAAAAGAATCCTTTGCTGAAGCTGTCATGTTTGGTTTCAAAGTAGAAGCAGAAGAAGAGGGTAAGGTGCTGGTAGATGCTACCGACTTCTTTCTTGATGATGCCGTAGGCGTCAAAGACATGATCAAGCAGACTAAACAAGGAAGTTTTAGCCTGGACAAATCCCGCTCGGCCATTTACCTGCCTCTGACCAAAAATTTTCCCAAAAACACGGAATTTGAAGTCACATTGACGTTCACTGGCTCCGATGCCGGAGCCTATCTGCGTTCGGTCAGCCCCAATCCGGATGCTTTTACGGTACGTCAGCACCATTCTTTTGTAGAACTGCCTGATGATGAGTACGAACCCCGCGCCTTTGACCCGCGTGCCGGTTATGGCTCCATCCAGTATATGGATTATGCTACCGATGTAGACCAACCCATCATGCAACGCTTCATCCGTCGGCATCGCCTTAAGAAAAAAGACCCAACGGCAGCCGTAAGTGAAGCCGTGGAGCCTATCATCTACTATCTGGACCCTGGCGCACCAGAGCCGATACGCTCTGCCCTCATGGATGGCATCCGCTGGTGGAATCAGGCTTACGAAGCCGCTGGCTATAAGGATGCTTTTCAGGTAAAACTACTACCCGAAGATGCCGACCCTATGGACATCCGCTATAATTATGTACAGTGGGTACACCGTTCTACCCGGGGCTGGTCTTACGGAAGCAGTATTTACGATCCCCGTACCGGAGAGATCATCAAAGGCAAAGTAACGCTGGGTTCTTTACGTGTGCGACAGGATTTCCTGATTGCTTCCGGGCTGATTGCTGCCTACGAAGAAGGCAAACCGGTGTCGGAAGAGATGATGCAAATGTCTTTGCAACGCATCCGTCAGTTGGGGGCACATGAAGTAGGGCATACCCTGGGAATTTCGCATAATTATGCGTCTACCTATGAGGGCAGACATTCAGTCATGGACTATCCCCACCCTTTGGTGAAGATCAAAAACAACAACGAGCTGGATCTTTCGGATGCTTATACCAATGAAATCGGTGCCTGGGATAAGGTAGCCATTGCCTACGGTTATCAGGACTTTCCCGAAGGTGTGGACGAAGAAGAAGCATTGAACGAAATTATCCGGGAGTCCATCAGCAACAAGCTATTGTTCATCTCAGATCGAGATGCCCGGGCGGAAAGCGGTGCTCATCCTTATGCCCACCTCTGGGACAATGGTACCGACGCCACCGAAGAACTCAAAAGGGTGATGCAGGTACGGAGGATCGCCCTTAACAACATTTCTGAAAAGAAACTTCCTTTCGGACAGCCGATGGCTACGCTGGAAGAGGTACTGGTGCCGATCTATATGTTTCATCGCTATCAGGTGGAAGCCACGGCTAAGCTGATTGGTGGATTAAACTATACCTATGCCCTAAGAGGTGATGGTCAAACCCCTCTGGAAGTAGTAGCCGGTGATAAACAGCGGGCTGCCATCGCTGCTTTGTTAGAAACAATTCATCCGGGGGCACTGCTAATACCCGAGCAGGTGCTGGAACTGATTCCTCCTTATCCTCTGGGTTATTATGAAAATGATCGGGAAGTCTTTCATTCCCGTACCGGCCTTACCTTTGATCCCATAGGCGCCGCAGAGTCGGCCGCCAATTTTAGCCTGGGCTTGATGTTCAACCACGAGCGGGTAACCCGTATGATTGACCTGGCTTCCCGCTATGAAGATGTTCCCGGTTTTACCGATATGGCCAACGATCTGATTAAAGCCACGATATCTGCCCGCAAACAACAAGGTTATGCAGGAGAGTTGCAACGGCTGGTAGACCGCTTGGTATTGGATCATTTTATCCAGCTGGCCTCCAATGCCAATGCTTCCGGTCAGGCCAGAGCACTTGCTACGCTCAAGGTCAATGACATCAAACAACTAATAGAAAGTAATAATGTAGGAGAAGTGAATGAGAACTGGAAAGCACACTATGCTTTTGCGCTGGCACAGATTCGTCGCTTTGAAAATAACCCTGAAGATGTCAAAATTACCGATCCGCTGGCTGCCCCTGATGGCTCACCCATAGGTCAGGATGCTTTGGAGATGATAGGCAGTGGCACGGAAGATTGGTGCGGCTTTACGTATTAG
- a CDS encoding DUF4385 domain-containing protein, producing the protein MPFDYSLDFENIDFRKHPEQYRVGKGEQGVLLVEPYKSEILPHWRFKTPEIATTSSEKIYQLFLDYLKDGDFVGADMARKFLQMGYTRSRRYANHKSGRKYKSNPQKAVDQEAEKQARQEILPREEDPIKAKSAAIFKAKWEEAKAHPQYQQMLEKHKEQYG; encoded by the coding sequence ATGCCCTTTGACTATTCACTGGATTTTGAAAATATAGACTTCAGGAAGCATCCTGAACAATACCGTGTGGGCAAAGGAGAGCAGGGCGTACTGCTAGTAGAGCCATATAAATCAGAAATCCTGCCCCACTGGAGATTCAAGACGCCGGAAATCGCCACCACTTCTTCTGAAAAGATTTATCAGCTGTTTCTGGATTACCTGAAAGACGGTGATTTTGTAGGGGCCGACATGGCACGCAAGTTTTTGCAGATGGGTTATACCCGTTCCCGCCGTTATGCCAACCACAAAAGCGGGCGCAAATACAAAAGTAATCCCCAGAAAGCAGTGGATCAGGAAGCAGAAAAACAAGCCCGGCAGGAAATCCTCCCCCGGGAAGAAGATCCGATAAAAGCTAAGTCTGCGGCCATCTTCAAAGCCAAGTGGGAGGAAGCCAAAGCCCATCCCCAATACCAGCAGATGCTGGAAAAGCATAAGGAGCAGTACGGTTAG